Proteins from one Merismopedia glauca CCAP 1448/3 genomic window:
- a CDS encoding NAD(P)-dependent alcohol dehydrogenase has protein sequence MKAIVCTEYGSPDVMQLKEVEKPTPKENEVLIKIYATTVTSADLRIRKADPFPVRFFYGFTKPKKNTVLGSELAGEIEAVGKNVKQFKAGDSVFAGAGISLGANAEYICLPEEGAVAIKPTNMTYEEAASVPFGATTSLIFLRDKGKIQSGQEVLIYGASGALGMAAVQLAKFFGAQVTGVCSTAKLELVKSLGSDNVIDYTKEDFTQSGKTYDIVFDTSGKSPFSGCLSSLKHNGLYLRAVHINLSPILRGLWTSITSTKKVIGGVAIERKEDMIFLKELIESGRMKSVIDRRYPLEQTAEAHRYVEQGHKKGNVVIILEQDNKT, from the coding sequence ATGAAAGCGATTGTATGTACAGAGTATGGCTCTCCTGATGTTATGCAGCTCAAGGAGGTAGAGAAACCTACTCCCAAAGAAAACGAAGTGCTGATTAAAATATATGCGACAACAGTAACGTCAGCAGACTTACGCATCCGAAAGGCTGACCCATTCCCGGTCAGATTTTTCTACGGTTTCACAAAACCTAAAAAGAACACGGTACTAGGGTCGGAGCTAGCCGGAGAAATTGAAGCAGTTGGTAAAAATGTCAAACAATTCAAAGCAGGTGACTCGGTATTTGCTGGTGCAGGAATCAGTCTTGGTGCAAATGCCGAGTACATTTGTCTACCTGAAGAAGGAGCGGTGGCAATAAAGCCTACTAATATGACCTATGAGGAAGCCGCCTCTGTTCCTTTTGGGGCAACAACCTCATTGATTTTCCTAAGAGATAAGGGAAAGATTCAGAGCGGACAGGAAGTTTTGATCTATGGGGCTTCTGGAGCATTAGGTATGGCTGCCGTACAGCTTGCCAAGTTCTTTGGGGCACAAGTGACTGGGGTATGTAGCACGGCGAAGTTGGAATTGGTGAAGTCTCTGGGATCTGACAACGTTATTGACTACACCAAAGAGGATTTTACTCAAAGCGGTAAGACCTACGATATTGTTTTTGACACAAGTGGCAAAAGTCCATTTTCAGGTTGTCTAAGCTCACTGAAGCACAATGGACTCTATCTTAGAGCAGTTCATATAAATCTATCTCCGATACTCCGAGGGCTGTGGACTTCAATTACAAGCACCAAGAAAGTAATAGGTGGGGTAGCAATCGAGCGTAAAGAAGATATGATTTTCCTCAAAGAGTTAATTGAATCGGGGAGGATGAAGTCGGTCATAGACAGGCGTTATCCGCTAGAACAGACTGCTGAGGCTCACAGGTATGTTGAACAAGGACACAAGAAAGGAAATGTAGTCATCATTCTGGAGCAGGACAACAAAACCTAA
- a CDS encoding zinc-dependent alcohol dehydrogenase gives MLAVVLYGKEDLRLEKVTDPVPGVGELVIEVNAATTCGTDLKVWRRGGHAKMLRPPTVFGHEAAGRIVALGEGVSGWKIGDRVVPNNSAPCMNCFFCQRQEFSLCNRITWNNGTFAEYLKIPAQIVQYNLLPIPDELPDAIAAMTEPLACVLHGVARSQIQPNSRVLILGDGAIGLMFVAVLARQVRDIWLIGGNQPRLEIGSKFGASQTFNYHQYPGLTALVKDLTEGRGADIVIEATGVPSVWEQAIACVRPGGVVNLFGGCPKDTHITINTEQLHYSELTIKGVFHNTPKYVRQALNLLTNTAIPWELLISDRRPLQDLEQVFQDMQRRKVIKVAISQI, from the coding sequence ATGTTAGCAGTAGTATTGTACGGTAAAGAAGATTTACGCTTAGAAAAAGTCACAGATCCTGTTCCTGGGGTGGGAGAATTAGTAATTGAGGTAAACGCGGCTACTACCTGCGGTACAGACTTGAAGGTGTGGCGGCGCGGTGGACACGCGAAGATGTTGCGTCCCCCAACTGTGTTTGGTCATGAGGCGGCTGGTAGGATTGTAGCATTGGGGGAAGGGGTGAGTGGGTGGAAGATTGGCGATCGCGTTGTCCCTAATAATTCCGCTCCCTGCATGAATTGCTTCTTTTGTCAACGCCAAGAGTTTTCTTTATGTAATCGTATAACTTGGAATAACGGCACATTTGCTGAATATCTCAAGATTCCGGCTCAGATAGTTCAATATAATTTACTGCCGATTCCCGATGAGTTACCAGATGCGATAGCTGCGATGACGGAACCTCTGGCTTGCGTTTTACACGGAGTAGCACGTTCTCAAATCCAACCGAATTCGCGGGTGTTAATATTAGGAGATGGGGCGATCGGATTGATGTTTGTGGCGGTTTTAGCTAGGCAGGTACGGGATATCTGGTTAATTGGCGGAAATCAGCCACGGTTAGAAATTGGTTCTAAATTTGGCGCAAGTCAAACTTTTAACTATCATCAATATCCCGGTCTAACTGCTCTTGTAAAAGATTTAACCGAGGGTAGGGGTGCTGATATTGTAATTGAAGCTACTGGTGTACCTAGTGTTTGGGAACAAGCGATCGCCTGCGTTCGTCCTGGGGGAGTAGTTAACTTGTTTGGTGGCTGTCCTAAAGATACTCATATTACTATTAATACCGAACAATTACACTATTCAGAACTTACTATTAAAGGCGTATTTCATAATACTCCAAAGTACGTTCGTCAAGCTTTGAATTTACTAACAAATACAGCAATTCCTTGGGAATTACTGATTAGCGATCGCCGTCCCCTACAAGATTTGGAACAAGTGTTTCAAGATATGCAAAGAAGGAAAGTAATTAAAGTTGCAATATCTCAAATTTAG